The stretch of DNA CGGGTGGCTCGGTCGCACGCTCGATCTGACTAGAGGGAACGGCTCCGCTTCGGTGGATGCCGAAGCGTTCTTTGTCGGCAACCAAGCGACGCCTTTCGCACTTTGGGGCCGACGATGCGGCGCAACAGCGCTAACAGAGCTCAGTGACCTGACGCTCGATGGCTCCTTCCCGCCGCTCCGCGACTCCGACAGAACCGACCTTGGCTCGTTCGTCACTCGCCAGATGCGATCGGCGTACACGGCAGCCGAGGCATTCGCCCATGCCGAGCAAGCGGCCGTCGCTTCGCGGACGTCGTACCCGTCAACGGAGATCGCGTCGCACCTCAGCGTTGTGGCGAAACTCTTGCGGATCGGCTCTTCAGCCCGAGTGTTCTACGCGTCGCAGACTGGCTATGACACGCATGCTTCACAACTCTACACCCATGGGAACCTCTTACGGGAGTTCTCCGACGCCCTCAAGGCGTTTCTCGATGACCTCCGTGCTAACGGGCTAGATGAACGCGTCGTCGTGCTCGCTTTCAGCGAGTTCGGCCGACGTGTTGCAGAGAACGACTCGAAGGGGACTGATCACGGCGCCGCAGGTCCTGTGTTCGTAGCAGGTGCTCCCATCAACGGCGGCTTGTACGGCAAGACGCCCGATCTGTCCGCGTTGATCGATGGCGACCTCCCTTTGGGCGTCGATTTCCGCAGCGTCTACGCGACGCTTCTCGACCAGTGGGTGGGCGTCTCGTCCGAAGAGGTTCTGGGGGAAAGATATGATCCCTTACCCCTCATCTAAGCCGACTCCTCCCGCGTCGATGTTTTGAGCGTGAGTTGCACTGTTGTCCGACCGACGCGCCGGCAGCACCTTGTCAATGTGAA from Botrimarina mediterranea encodes:
- a CDS encoding DUF1501 domain-containing protein encodes the protein MFTRRDFLRTTSLVTAAPFVPTFLAKTSRAATPVADDRVLVVIQLDGGNDGLNTVVPYGDDGYGRARKALRLKESDLLRIDDHVGLHPRMKGAKQLFDDGRLAIVQGVGYPNPDRSHFSSMRIWQSGRRHDADLEAYGWLGRTLDLTRGNGSASVDAEAFFVGNQATPFALWGRRCGATALTELSDLTLDGSFPPLRDSDRTDLGSFVTRQMRSAYTAAEAFAHAEQAAVASRTSYPSTEIASHLSVVAKLLRIGSSARVFYASQTGYDTHASQLYTHGNLLREFSDALKAFLDDLRANGLDERVVVLAFSEFGRRVAENDSKGTDHGAAGPVFVAGAPINGGLYGKTPDLSALIDGDLPLGVDFRSVYATLLDQWVGVSSEEVLGERYDPLPLI